In one Silene latifolia isolate original U9 population chromosome 10, ASM4854445v1, whole genome shotgun sequence genomic region, the following are encoded:
- the LOC141608602 gene encoding putative F-box/kelch-repeat protein At1g13200 has product MGNCLPCLLSRMPKSLDSMTESKENDVIEQRSYLSDDLIIHEILTRLPVKSIIRFKSVSKQWYCTLSSSKFASFNLAKSPFSHPCAPVNTLFIMSDKDCYLFSYDDDQISGNLEDNLDKLDIDFGEKDYLILAGCCNGLVCLSKPFGEYFCLWNPATRKLHKYESGWGSEQISNIAHIFSFWENKWRKIDFNHDVVFPYGKPMLLNEKIYWVGYSVQITPVIVCFDFVLEKFDVIKLNLVRFSYLGVMGAPLSESKYDSTNPGIDLIIQILGSTIIDRSIDLPKEMILDMDSQVIGYTRTGGFFATGKSNDGVEVKRAESRMLWLVDSVMKPMQCKTLLKFNNAPLNFISYVPSLLSPIPIEELSEA; this is encoded by the exons ATGGGCAACTGTCTCCCGTGTTTGCTTTCACGTATGCCCAAGAGCTTGGATTCCATGACGGAGAGTAAGGAGAATGATGTTATTGAGCAACGTAGTTACCTCTCTGATGATCTTATTATTCACGAAATTCTTACAAGATTACCCGTTAAATCCATTATTCGATTTAAGTCAGTTTCAAAACAATGGTACTGTACTCTCTCCTCTTCCAAATTTGCAAGTTTTAATCTTGCCAAATCCCCCTTCTCTCACCCATGTGCTCCGGTAAACACCTTGTTTATCATGAGTGATAAGGATTGTTACCTATTTTCTTATGATGATGATCAAATCTCTGGTAACTTAGAAGATAATTTGGATAAACTAGACATCGACTTTGGCGAAAAAGATTATCTTATACTTGCAGGATGCTGCAATGGGTTAGTTTGTTTAAGTAAACCTTTTGGTGAATACTTTTGTTTATGGAACCCGGCTACCCGTAAgctgcacaaatatgagtcag GATGGGGAAGTGAACAAATTAGTAATATTGCTCATATCTTCTCTTTTTGGGAAAATAAGTGgagaaaaattgattttaatcatGATGTTGTTTTTCCTTATGGAAAGCCAATGCTTCTTAATGAAAAAATATATTGGGTTGGTTATAGTGTACAAATTACCCCTGTAATTGTTTGCTTTGATTTCGTGCTAGAGAAGTTTGATGTAATTAAGTTGAACTTGGTCCGCTTCTCCTACTTAGGAGTCATGGGAGCGCCTTTGAGCGAGTCCAAATATGATAGCACAAATCCAGGTATTGATTTAATAATTCAAATATTGGGATCTACTATAATAGATAGATCTATTGATCTACCAAAGGAGATGATATTAGACATGGACTCTCAAGTGATTGGGTACACGAGGACCGGCGGTTTTTTTGCAACGGGGAAATCCAACGATGGGGTCGAAGTTAAGCGGGCTGAGAGTAGAATGCTGTGGTTAGTTGACTCAGTTATGAAACCTATGCAATGCAAAACGCTTTTGAAGTTCAATAATGCGCCGCTTAATTTTATCAGCTATGTCCCAAGCCTGTTATCGCCTATTCCCATTGAGGAGTTGTCGGAGGCATAA